AAGATGTGTACCTGATCGGAACGCCTTCGTTTCCCGAGGCGGAGCTTCATCTGGCGAATGGAAAGACGCTGCGGATTATTGCGAAGAATCTTGATGCCGAACATCTGAATCACTATGTGCAGTCAGCGATGCTGAATGGAGCGCCGCTCGATCAATCGTGGTTCAGACACGACCAAATCGCAAACGGGGGCACGCTGGAGCTCACGATGGGGCCCGCACCATCAGTCTGGGGCACGCGCAACCCGCCGCCATCGCTCTCGGATGCGGCCTCACCGCTCTGCGCCGAAGCAGCGTCGGACGGCCCGTTTCACTCGAACGCGCCAGATAGCGAGCCGATCATTGCCGTGCAGCCGCCAGGCACGGTAAAGATGAACCAGATCCAGGTGATCGGCACGCATAACAGTTACCATGCCGGCATTGCGCCCAGCGAAGCGAAGCTGTGGCAGCAGAAGAACCCGAAAGTGTACGCAGCGCTCGAGTACAAGCATCCATCGCTCACGGCGCAACTGGACGGGGGTGTGCGGCAGCTTGAACTGGATGTTTTTGCTGACACCAAGGGTGGGCGTTACGCGCATCCGAGTGGACCGCAGCAGGTGGCAGCCGCGAAATTACCTGCGGACCCTGAATTCGATCCGCATGGAGTGATGAGCAAGCCTGGCTTCAAACTTATGCACGTGCAGGACGTGGATTACCGCAGCAATTGCCAGCCATTCGTGGCTTGCCTTGAGGAAGTGCATGCCTGGTCGAAGGCGCATCCACGGCATATTCCCATTTTTCTTTTGATCGAAACCAAGCAACGCGCGCCAAAGAATTCAACGCTGACGACACCGGAGCCATTTACGGCAGCCACTTTCGACGCGCTGGATACAGAGATCCGCTCTGTATTTCGCGCGGACGAGATGATTGTTCCGGACGATGTGCGTGGAGAACATGACTCGCTGGAAGAGGCTGTCCTCGCGGGCGAATGGCCATCGCTGGATGCAGCGCGAGGAAAGGTAATTTTGCTCATGGATCAGCATGACGTGACGCCGGTTTACCTTGAGGGCCATCCTTCGCTGCGTGGGCGCGTGCTGTTTACAAACTCCGAGCCCGGACAGCCGGATGCAGCCTTTATTGAGCGCAATGACGGTCCGGCAGGCGAGATCGCAGAACTGGTTCGCATGGGCTACCTGGTGCGCACGCGCACGGATGCCGATACGAAGGAAGCACGTGCCAACGACACTAGGCGACGCGATGCCATGATCGCCAGCGGAGCTCAGATTCTCAGTACGGACTACCCGCCTTCTGAAGCGGCTCCGTGGGACGGCCACTTTTCAGTTGCATTGCCGCAGAATGCCAAGGTCGCGCGTTGCGACCCAGCAAACTCGCCGGCCGCTTGCAGTCAGACTGCTGTGGACTCTGAAGGTACTCACTGAGATACTTCTGAGTGCGCCTGAGCCATCGTTAGATCATGGCTCAAACGACGGTGGAGCGTCTTCGGCGCCAGAGCCCCATTGTTTGTTTGGAATTGTTGAGAGCTCAAAGTCAAGCCGGCCGCCATGCTGTATGAAGCTTTCTGGGAGCCAGGTTTTGCTGGTGGATTTGCCGTCTACTTTCAGGCTTTGAATGGGACGGAAGCCGACCGGTCCAGGGCTATGGGAGCGTCCGCATACAAAGGGATATACGTGGACGACCTATCCTGAGCGACTGGAGGCTGCCGGTGTCACTTGGAAGCTCTACCAGGGCGGTACAGGCGAACCGGGTACCCCAACAGACAACTACACGGATAATTCTCTCGAGTTTTTTTCTGCATTTCATCCGGAGGAGGGGGCTGATCCCGATGGTCCACTGATGCAGAAGGGAGTCACGGACCACACACTGAAGGATCTGCGTGACGATGTGCTCGCCGGCCGGCTTGCGCAGGTAAATTGGATCGTTGCTCCGTATAAATATTGCGAACATCCAGAGGCTTCACCGACTGACGGTGCTTACTACATTCACAAGGTGTTGGAAGCCCTGACTGCGGATCCGCAAGTCTGGAGCCGCACGGTGCTCTTTCTTAACTATGACGAAAACGATGGGCTCTTCGACCATGTGATTCCGCCCATGCCTCCGGCGAGCAACGGCCTGGGCGCACAAGGCATGGTGTCGAGCGATCTTGCAGAAAGCCTGCCGGATGAATTTATCGACCTCGATCTTTATCCGAATGAAGAGCACCCTTTGATTCCTGGGCACATCGATCGCGGTTTACAGCCGATTGGTCTTGGACCTCGCGTGCCGATGATTATCGCTTCGCCATGGACGCGAGGGGGCTGGGTATGTTCGGAAACTTTTGATCACACCTCCGTTCTGCGATTCCTTGAGGTGCGTTTCGGCGTTCACGAGCCAAACATCACAGCATGGCGACGCTCGGTTTGTGGCGATCTAACCTCTGCCTTCGATTTCAGCAACGCCGCCGACCCTTTTCCTGTGTCCCTCTCCATTCCGACCCGAGCGGTCTCGAAGCAGAAGCCGTACCGTGTGCCGGCCAAGCAATCGATTCCGGTTCAGGAGACAGGGGACCGTCCTGCTCGCGCGCTGCCGTATCAGTTCATCGTCAATGGGCGCAGTGATGGAAAGCAGTTCTGGATTCACTTCGAAAATCAGGGTAAGGCGGCCGCGGCTTTTCAGGTACAGGATCGCGTTCGCTTCGAATCAGCTCCTCGTCGTTACGCGGTTTCTTCGGGGACGCATCTTTCCGATAGCTGGCAACCGGCCACACGGGCCTCGGACTATGACCTCATCGTGTATGGGCCGAATGGATTTCTTCGACAATTCCGCGGCAGCGCTTCGGACGATGCTCTTGAGGTTGAGATCAGCTACGTTGCTGGACAGCCGGCCTTGGAACTTTCGATTAATAATCACGATAAGGCTTCGTTGTTGCTTACCGCTACAGAAGCCTATAGCGGAAGCAACCGCAAGTTTTCGATACCTCCGGGGGGAACGCAGCAGATATGGGATGCAGCGGAAAGCCATGGTTGGTATGACCTGAGCCTCAGCACGGAAGATCAGTTCTTGCGCAGATTCGCTGGACATATTGAGACCGGCCAACCGAGCGTAAGCGATCCCGCGTTGTCTGCTGCTTTCTTACCGTTCGCGGGTATGGCCGTCGATTGAGCGAAGCAGATCCACATTGTTTCGAGCATGTTTCAGCTATCGCTCAGCTCCTCGTGCATTTGTTCGCGTGTATCCGAAATCAACATTTGCAAATCGCGAGTGATGGATGAATTCAGTGATGCCACGGCTCAAGGTGCGGGGTTCTGATCGAGCGTATAGTGGGACATCTTTTGGGGCTGCGCTGCCGCTCCTGTGTGTAGTCGCGGTAAGACTCTGTTGCTTTTGTGCTTCGCGAACCTCATGTGTGATGAGGATGACTCATCCAGATTTTTGACAATGCGACAGTGGAGCGGGGAGTGTGCATTCATGATCCGTCACTGCATCCGTCAGGATTGCCGGAACACGTTCGAAGACCTGAACGAAGGACAGATCTATTCACCAGAGAGGCGTCCTGTGGGGAGTACGGAGTTCTTCTGGCTATGTGACGATTGCCAACGGAACTTTGCGGTGGCCGTATCACCCGACGGCGAAGGGGAGGTCGCACCGCGAGGCTCAGGGGTTCGGTGGCTGCCTCCGAATCCTCTGGCTGATCTCCGCCCATTTCCGGCAGATCTCAGCAGGCACAGCACGGCATAACCGACCGAGCTACTCGAGGAAGCCGAACTTTTTCATTTTGTATCGCAGCGCGTCGCGCCCGATTCCGAGAGAACGCGCCGCTTCCGACTGATTACCACGTGCCGCCTTTAGCGCCTCGTCTAAAAGACGCTTCTCCTGTGCTGCCAAAGGGAAAGTGGCGTCCTCGGTGAGTTCGCTGGGTCCAGACGATCGAGTCAGAAGCTCGGGAAGATCCGTGACATCCAGTTGCGTATTGGCGGTCAGGATGCAGGCCCTTCCGATGACGTGTTCCAACTCGCGCACATTTCCGGGCCAGGAGTGCCGCTCGAGCACGAGCAGCGCCTTCGGAGTAAGGCCGGAGATGGATTTGCCGTATTGCTCAGAGAATTGCTTCGTGAAGTGTTTCGCGAGCAAGGGGATGTCCTCCCTCCGTTCCGCAAGCGACGGGACGGTCAGTTCCACCATGGACAGCCGGTAGAAAAGATCCTCACGGAAGGCGCCTGTCGCGATTGCGGAACGCAGATTCCGGTGCGTCGCCGCGATTACTCGCACGTCCACACGGCGGGGCGTAAGCGAGCCGACTGGTAGAACTTCCTGGTTCTGAATCACACGCAACAACTTCGCCTGTGCGGACGGGGGCATGTCGCCCACCTCGTCTAAAAATAGCGTTCCACCGCTTGCCAGCTCGATAAGCCCCATCTTGTCCCGATCGGCACCGGTGAAAGCACCACGTACATGGCCGAACATCTCGCTTTCAAAGAGCGTCTCGGTCACTGCCGAGCAGTTCACGACCACGAGTTTGCCTTTGACCCCGCTCTGGTTGTGAATCGCCCGCGCAACGAGGTCCTTTCCCGTTCCGGTGGGGCCATGGACCAGCACGGAGCGGTAGTGGGGAGCAATGCGCTCGATCTGAGCGAACAGGTTCCACATGAGCCCGCTCCGGGCGATCATGCCCTCGAATGCGAAATCCTCCGGATGCGCTGCGTTATTCAGCCGCCGTTGCGAGGACGCTATCAAGGTCGCGATCCGTTCCCGAAGAAGAGGAATCTTAACTGGCTTCTGCAAATAGTCGGCGGCGCCATTGCGGATGGCTTCGACCGCGGTCTCAGTGGTGTAATGCGCGGTCATCAGGATTACATCGATCGTTGGATCGAAGCGGACGATCTCCTGGAGGACCTCGATGCCGCTCATAGTCGGCATCATGAGGTCCGTGAGGACCAGTCGCGGGCGAATGCGCTTCACGAGAGCAATACCCGCAACGGGGTCTGGTGCCGTATGGATGACCAGATGTTCACGGCGCAACGCAGCCGAGATCAGCTCAAGGCTGCCCGAATGGTCATCAATCACGACGATATGGACCGGGTCCGACATCGAGTCCTGGAACGATGTCTGCATGGTATCAGCGGTGTGATGGGTACCGCCGAGCTGCGTTATTTCGCGCACTGATGCGCGAGGCCGCGCAGCCTGTCCGGGTCATCACATGACGAAGTGTCTGAAATCACAAGGTCTTGTGTTTGGCGCCCCGATTGCTGTTTGAGACTGTAAGCGCAATGGAGGAGTCCTAAAATGATCGCCTGCCTCATCCCGAACTGCAATGGCTGCCCGATTCGTCAAGCGCATGCTTTCTGCAACCTGCCCGAAGAGGCGCAGGAGTTTCTGGAAGCGAACTCGATTTCGATGGAATATCCTCGCGGCGCGGTGTTCTTCCGAGAGGGAGATCGTTCCACTGCGATCTATACGCTATGCTCTGGCCGGGTGAAGGTGTCGACCAGTTCACGGGAAGGGCGTGTGATGATTCTTCGCCTAGCCGGCGCTGGTTCTGTTCTGGGGATGAGCGCCGCATTTTCCGAAGAGCCGTACGAAACGACAGTAGAGGCTCTAGAGCCTTGCCATGTACGCGTGCTTCGCACATCTGCGCTGACGGTCCTGCTGCGTGACTATTCTCAGGTTGCCGTGGCGATGGCGCGAATCCTTGCAGGCGAGTACAAAGCTGCATTTGAGGAAGCGCGGCGCATCGCGTTGCCTGCCAGCCCCGCGGGTCGTATCGCCTGCCTGCTGCTGGATTGGCTTGCCTCTGAGAAAGGGGCACGTAAGGCCGACACCATCACGATGACTCTTACGCATGATGAACTTGCTTCAATGACGGCAACGACACGGGAAACTGTCACACGCACCCTCAGCCGCTTCAAGAAGGACGGCGTGATCAAGACGCACGGTGTGGCATTTACAGTGCTACAACCGGCGGTCCTGCACGAACTCGCTGCTTGCTGAGAAACCGAGCGGTCCGATCGTCGAGCTCTGGTGCGAAAAGAATTCGAAACTTGCTAGAGAAGCCTCGAAATGCAATTGCGCAGTCCCGCCGGCGGAATGGGCTTCGATAAGAAGGCCGAAAATCCGGACTCCTTGATTCGCGCAGGGTCGGTTTGGGTAACACCGGCACTTAGCGCAAGAATTGGCGTTTGCGTAAAGGCCGGCTGTTTGCGCAACTCCGCGGCGACGGAGTAACCGTCGAGCCGTGGCATGTTCAGATCGAGGATGAAAAGGTCGGGCGTAAATTCCAGAGCTAATGCAAGTGCTTGTTCACCGTCCTGCGCCTCGATCACATCACAACCGCTACGCTCCAGGATGAACCGGAGAAGATCACGGCTGCTTTGCGAGTCGTCCGCAATGAGCACGTGCTTTCGCGTTCCGTTTGTAACATGTGTCAAGTCTCCCAAGAGCGACCCCCAACCATTCTGATGACTTTACCGGCAGTTCAGTTGGAACCGCCGTGATGGGGGTCACCCTTTAGGCCCTGGGAAGTTCGAAATGAAATTTACTGCCCGCCCCGAGTGTGGATTCAACCGAGATCGATCCACCCTGTATCTCCACAAGCTGTTTGCAAATCGCGAGCCCCAGCCCGGTACCTCCCGTTTTGCTGCTTACCTGATAAAACCGGTCAAAAATCTGCGCCTGCTCTTCCTGAGACATGCCAATTCCTGTGTCAGTAACAGTAACCCGGACTGCAGTTCCATTACCTTCGGCACCAACAGTCACACTGCCGCCAACGGCGGTGAACTTTACAGCATTGCTCAGCAGGTTATAGAGGATCTGCCGCAGTCGGACGGAATCTGCAATGACCCGAAGATCACCCGGATCATCTGCACGCACTTCTACCGGTTTTGCATCGGCATGCGGTTTGATTCCGCTGACGGCCTCTAGAATCGCCTCACGCACGGACAGACTCTCCGTGTGGAGCCTCAGTCCTCCACTTTCAATCCGGCTAAGATCGAGCACGTCATTGATGAGGCCGAGAAGGTGCTCCGAATCCCGATGGATATGTCGAACAAACGCTCTTTGTGTCTCGTTCAGCGTGCCTTCCAGCTCTTCGCCTAACAGGTCCGTGAAACCGAGGATCGTATGCAATGGAGTGCGAAGCTCATGACTGACGCTGGCCAGGAATTCATTCTTCAAATGGTTCAGCCGTTCTGCCTCTCTCTGGCGATCCTTAAGTTCAGCCATGTAGCTTTCCTGCAAACTTCGAACCTGTTCCTCCACTCGCCTGCGCTCGGTCACATCGCGGATCACGGCTGTGACGCGAACACCTGCTTCGCTTGTAACAGGGCTCAGGCTAACCTCGACAGGGAACTCGCTGCCGTCTTTTCGGCGCGCACGGAGATCGAGGCCGATACCCATGGGCCGCGCAACATTTGCTTTCACAAAGTTTGCACGATACTCGGCATGGCGCGCCCGATAGGCGTCTGGCACGAGAACATCGACACTTCGGCCAATTAATTCGTCATGGCTGTATCCAAAAAGCCTTTCGGCTGCGCGATTGCTCACGATAATCATGCCCGCACCATCGACCTGAACGATCCCGTCCGGAGCGTCTTCAATCAGCTGGCGAAAACGCTGGTTTGCGAGGCTTGCTGCGCGCGCCTCCGCTTCTTGTTCGGTGAGCAATCGAACTCGATTGCTGCTCGCGAGTATGGACTGCTCCATGGCCACACGGCTCGTGATGTCTCGCGCGATCTTCGCGATGCCGATCAGCTTTCCGCTCGAATCAAGGATTGGAGACATGCTGAGAGACACCAGAACCTTTGTGCCATTTTTGTGCCTCCGGACGGTCTCGATGTGGTCGACACGCTCGCCACGGACGACGCGCCGGAGGAGGTCCTCGTCTCCCTGTTCATTCCCGGGCCAGATGAGCGATGAAATTGATCTTCCCGCTGCTTCTTCAGCCGTATAGCCGAAGATTCGCTCCGCTCCCCGATTCCAACTCGTTACCACCCCTTCGAGCGACTCGCCGATGATCGCGTCATCGGAGGACTCGACGATCGCCGCAAGCCAACGCTCGGCGCCTGAAGTCTCCGTACCCATACGTGCCTTTCAGAGGAAACTCTCGAATTCCGCCTTCGCCGGTGCATTCGCAAGTGTGAGAGTGATGAATGGCGGATAGAGAGTTGGTGACCGGCATCACATTGCCCACTGCAGTGGATCACAGTACGCAAATTCCAACAAACACACAATCACGTTATGCGCTGGCGCGTTTACCTGAGTGGATTTGATCTTATCGTGATTCTTTGCATCTGCGGTTTGGTGGCTCGAGCACAGAAGGGCATTCCAATCCTGACGTATCACCGCTTCGATTCCAAAACGCCCGCGTCAAGCACCGTGACGACCGCAGCATTTCTGTCTCAGCTCGACACATTGGAGACTAATGGATATACCGTCGTTCCACTCGAAACGGTAACGGACATTCTTCTGGGAAGCGCGCAGGCACCTGTAGACCCTATAGCAGCAATCACCGTGGATGACGGTCATTCCTCGGTATATACGGTCCTTTTCCCAATCATCAAGCAGCGGCGAATTCCTATCACTCTCTTCATCTATCCGTCGGCGATCTCGAATGCCTCTTATGCTCTTACGTGGGATCAGATCCGGGAAATGCTTGCGTCTGGACTGGTGGACGTCCAATCCCACACCTATTGGCATCCCGATTTCCGCAAAGAAAAGGTCCGCCGAAGTACCGGAGACTATGCGGCGTTCGTGGACACGCAGCTCTCGCGTTGAAAGGTGAAATTGGAGCAGGAACTTGGGATCCGAGTCGATCTCCTGGCCTGGCCATACGGGATCGTTGATGACGAGCTCGAGACTGCCGCATCGCGGAACGGATATCGTGCAGCGTTTGCGTACGATGGGGAAGTCGCGAGGACCGGGCAGGACGCGTTCGCTATCCATCGAATTCCGGTTGATGATTCTGCTCGCGGTGCGGCATTTATGGCAGTGCTGCGCGGGAATACCTCGGTTAGAAAGGACCACGCGAGGATAGCTCGTGAGTAGGCTTTCTATTCGTTTCGCGATTATCGAGAGTTGGTGGCTTCTACAATTCGCGTCAATGCCGAATGCATAGGATTGAGGATCCGGTCATGGAAAGTCAGGACCGGGCATCGCGATTGTGCGATGACTTGATACGTGTGGCTGTTCTGCTTAGACCACCAAGGGAAGTCATGGCGGATTCCCATCACGATGCAGTCGACATCCTCTGAGGCTGAGAAGTGCAGAATGCTTTGAACCGGGTCACCATATTCCATACGCGTTCGGACGTGCAGATCGGGCGGCCAGATGAAGTCCTCGACCTCATGGCGCGTCGTTGTTTCAAGTACCTCTGCGTAGTGCCCTGTGGCATTCGAGGGTGGCATTACGTGGAGAAACGTTAGCTCTGCGCCATACGCGTGCGCTATTTCGGCGGCGAAGCACATTCCCTCAAGGTAAAAACCTGAGGGTACGACAGGGTGGAGAATCCTAGCCTGGTGGCCGTGTCTCGGCCCTTGGTCCGGATTTGGCGGGATCACGAATACAGGCACTGTCGCTGTAAGCAGCAGAGCATTTGCTACGGTTCCGATCATGTTTTGGCCGCAAGGTCCATGCCCGTGGGTCCCTATGATCAGACGCCCGGCATGTACCCTGGTGATCTCCTCTCCCACCACTTCAGCGGGCAGCCCTTTCCTTACTATCGATGAGCATCGCACACCCTCAGCTTCAAGACCGATCTTCATTTGGTCCAGACGCTCGCGGGCATACATCTCTTCTTCCCGAGTCTGCTCCGGCGAATCAATCGGCGAACTCCGGATGACATGCACCAGAGTTACGTCCGCTTTGCACATCTTCGCCTGAACCGAGACATGCGGCAGCAACTCCTGCATCTCCGTCAAATCTGAAGCGACGACGATCTGGCGAGGAGAGATGAAATGAGCGGGAAGGGACTGGTCATTCCACGGAAACGGCATGAAGCACCTCGGGCGACTGCGTCACTGCAACCTTCGCCGAACTACGAGAACAGGGCAGCGCGCCTCCCGAATCACATGAGCGAGTGTTGACCACGGAGCGTGATCGGACAGCATCGCCCCCTCGCGGATACCCATCACGAGTAGGCTCGGGCAAACAGACTGGGCAACCTGGGTGATCATCTGACCAGCCTTGCCGTGCTCGATGCGCAATTCTCCGGACGAATAGATCGCGAGATCGGATGGCAGCAGGCTTCTTAGGCTTCGCAGTATTTCCTCTTCGGCCAATACAGGCCGCCGCTCATCTGGCATGCTTTTGGGCTCAACCACATGAAGCAACGTGAGCTTTCCGTGGAATCGCTCGGCGAGCCCGGAGGCATACTGGGCGGCCCGGAGTCCAGTCCGCTCCAGATCAGTAGCCAGCAGGATCGAGCGGAAGGGATGGTGGACCGCGGTGCAATGCGGGCCGACAATCAGCGTGGGACACGGGATGCGCTGCAGGATTGACTGGGCGATCGATCCTAATGCCAGGCGCTCCATGCCAGCGGGGCCATGAGAGCCGGCAACGACGAGGTCCACCTTTTCGTCCTTGACGATCTGCTCGATCAAGTCAGCTGGATAGCAGTAGGTAACGATCTCCCGATGTTTGATGGTTGTCAGATCACCGCAGTTATCGACGAGTTCCGTCATCATTCCCTTTGCGATATCCAGCGCGACCTCGAAGGTCTCGATGGGAACGGGTTCAACGCCGGTTCCGTAGACCTGGGGCGTCGCGCCGTTGACAAGGATCAACTCTGAGCCGAAGGCTTTTGCGATTGTCACCGCAGCTTCCAATGTGCGCGGGGTTTGTTGAGAGAAATCGATCGCCACCAGGAGCTTCGCCACATGAACGTCGCTCGTTTCGAGCTGGGGTATTGTCTGTAGATTCGCTGTTCCAGTCGCTGTCATGGACTTCTCCTTATTGATCAGAAGGTCAGCCTATGTCGGGTCGGCGGCCGGTTCTGTGATGGGCGTCACGCCGCA
This Acidobacteriaceae bacterium DNA region includes the following protein-coding sequences:
- a CDS encoding response regulator, with the protein product MLIADDSQSSRDLLRFILERSGCDVIEAQDGEQALALALEFTPDLFILDLNMPRLDGYSVAAELRKQPAFTQTPILALSAGVTQTDPARIKESGFSAFLSKPIPPAGLRNCISRLL
- a CDS encoding universal stress protein, translated to MAKLLVAIDFSQQTPRTLEAAVTIAKAFGSELILVNGATPQVYGTGVEPVPIETFEVALDIAKGMMTELVDNCGDLTTIKHREIVTYCYPADLIEQIVKDEKVDLVVAGSHGPAGMERLALGSIAQSILQRIPCPTLIVGPHCTAVHHPFRSILLATDLERTGLRAAQYASGLAERFHGKLTLLHVVEPKSMPDERRPVLAEEEILRSLRSLLPSDLAIYSSGELRIEHGKAGQMITQVAQSVCPSLLVMGIREGAMLSDHAPWSTLAHVIREARCPVLVVRRRLQ
- a CDS encoding PAS domain S-box protein; this translates as MGTETSGAERWLAAIVESSDDAIIGESLEGVVTSWNRGAERIFGYTAEEAAGRSISSLIWPGNEQGDEDLLRRVVRGERVDHIETVRRHKNGTKVLVSLSMSPILDSSGKLIGIAKIARDITSRVAMEQSILASSNRVRLLTEQEAEARAASLANQRFRQLIEDAPDGIVQVDGAGMIIVSNRAAERLFGYSHDELIGRSVDVLVPDAYRARHAEYRANFVKANVARPMGIGLDLRARRKDGSEFPVEVSLSPVTSEAGVRVTAVIRDVTERRRVEEQVRSLQESYMAELKDRQREAERLNHLKNEFLASVSHELRTPLHTILGFTDLLGEELEGTLNETQRAFVRHIHRDSEHLLGLINDVLDLSRIESGGLRLHTESLSVREAILEAVSGIKPHADAKPVEVRADDPGDLRVIADSVRLRQILYNLLSNAVKFTAVGGSVTVGAEGNGTAVRVTVTDTGIGMSQEEQAQIFDRFYQVSSKTGGTGLGLAICKQLVEIQGGSISVESTLGAGSKFHFELPRA
- a CDS encoding alkaline phosphatase family protein: MGRKPTGPGLWERPHTKGYTWTTYPERLEAAGVTWKLYQGGTGEPGTPTDNYTDNSLEFFSAFHPEEGADPDGPLMQKGVTDHTLKDLRDDVLAGRLAQVNWIVAPYKYCEHPEASPTDGAYYIHKVLEALTADPQVWSRTVLFLNYDENDGLFDHVIPPMPPASNGLGAQGMVSSDLAESLPDEFIDLDLYPNEEHPLIPGHIDRGLQPIGLGPRVPMIIASPWTRGGWVCSETFDHTSVLRFLEVRFGVHEPNITAWRRSVCGDLTSAFDFSNAADPFPVSLSIPTRAVSKQKPYRVPAKQSIPVQETGDRPARALPYQFIVNGRSDGKQFWIHFENQGKAAAAFQVQDRVRFESAPRRYAVSSGTHLSDSWQPATRASDYDLIVYGPNGFLRQFRGSASDDALEVEISYVAGQPALELSINNHDKASLLLTATEAYSGSNRKFSIPPGGTQQIWDAAESHGWYDLSLSTEDQFLRRFAGHIETGQPSVSDPALSAAFLPFAGMAVD
- a CDS encoding Crp/Fnr family transcriptional regulator; the encoded protein is MIACLIPNCNGCPIRQAHAFCNLPEEAQEFLEANSISMEYPRGAVFFREGDRSTAIYTLCSGRVKVSTSSREGRVMILRLAGAGSVLGMSAAFSEEPYETTVEALEPCHVRVLRTSALTVLLRDYSQVAVAMARILAGEYKAAFEEARRIALPASPAGRIACLLLDWLASEKGARKADTITMTLTHDELASMTATTRETVTRTLSRFKKDGVIKTHGVAFTVLQPAVLHELAAC
- a CDS encoding polysaccharide deacetylase family protein; protein product: MRWRVYLSGFDLIVILCICGLVARAQKGIPILTYHRFDSKTPASSTVTTAAFLSQLDTLETNGYTVVPLETVTDILLGSAQAPVDPIAAITVDDGHSSVYTVLFPIIKQRRIPITLFIYPSAISNASYALTWDQIREMLASGLVDVQSHTYWHPDFRKEKVRRSTGDYAAFVDTQLSR
- a CDS encoding sigma-54 dependent transcriptional regulator — protein: MQTSFQDSMSDPVHIVVIDDHSGSLELISAALRREHLVIHTAPDPVAGIALVKRIRPRLVLTDLMMPTMSGIEVLQEIVRFDPTIDVILMTAHYTTETAVEAIRNGAADYLQKPVKIPLLRERIATLIASSQRRLNNAAHPEDFAFEGMIARSGLMWNLFAQIERIAPHYRSVLVHGPTGTGKDLVARAIHNQSGVKGKLVVVNCSAVTETLFESEMFGHVRGAFTGADRDKMGLIELASGGTLFLDEVGDMPPSAQAKLLRVIQNQEVLPVGSLTPRRVDVRVIAATHRNLRSAIATGAFREDLFYRLSMVELTVPSLAERREDIPLLAKHFTKQFSEQYGKSISGLTPKALLVLERHSWPGNVRELEHVIGRACILTANTQLDVTDLPELLTRSSGPSELTEDATFPLAAQEKRLLDEALKAARGNQSEAARSLGIGRDALRYKMKKFGFLE
- a CDS encoding universal stress protein encodes the protein MPFPWNDQSLPAHFISPRQIVVASDLTEMQELLPHVSVQAKMCKADVTLVHVIRSSPIDSPEQTREEEMYARERLDQMKIGLEAEGVRCSSIVRKGLPAEVVGEEITRVHAGRLIIGTHGHGPCGQNMIGTVANALLLTATVPVFVIPPNPDQGPRHGHQARILHPVVPSGFYLEGMCFAAEIAHAYGAELTFLHVMPPSNATGHYAEVLETTTRHEVEDFIWPPDLHVRTRMEYGDPVQSILHFSASEDVDCIVMGIRHDFPWWSKQNSHTYQVIAQSRCPVLTFHDRILNPMHSALTRIVEATNSR